The Euwallacea fornicatus isolate EFF26 chromosome 38, ASM4011564v1, whole genome shotgun sequence genome includes a region encoding these proteins:
- the LOC136349585 gene encoding uncharacterized protein — MYNPALKVGNYLYMQRVRLGSCYSDQTRRFSDGRPMGFGIDKMDMKKLIMDFRQFQRDRQKAKLVKKKMSSFNVVKFQRGAVEMADVVVRIYQGAIMSFEDENGEVFFGLKDIDITTFDNGESDDEDEHTLIVELYIYHGQQTVSLQFASLVEKQNFVAVLETFLQFSNSSSSPVDSGTSTL; from the exons ATGTACAATCCTGCACTTAAAGTAGGCAACTATTTATACATGCAACGCGTGCGTCTTGGGTCTTGTTATTCGGACCAGACGAGACGATTTAGTGACGGACGGCCGATGGGATTCGGAATAG ataaaatggatatgaaaaaactgataatGGATTTTCGTCAATTCCAACGTGACCGACAGAAGGCTAAGTTagtgaagaagaaaatgtcgagcttcaatgttgtGAAGTTCCAAAGAGGGGCTGTCGAAATGGCAGACGTAGTAGTAAGAATATATCAGGGCGCCATTATGTCATTTGAAGACGAAAATGGGGAAGTGTTTTTTGGTCTAAAGGACATCGATATAACGACGTTTGATAACGGTGAATCGGACGACGAAGATGAACACACACTGATTGTAGAGCTTTACATATACCATGGACAACAGACTGTATCATTACAATTCGCAAGTCTGGTAGAAAAGCAGAACTTCGTGGCAGTATTGGAAACGTTTTTACAGTTTAG CAATAGTTCCAGTAGTCCGGTTGATTCCGGAACGTCAACACTATAA